One Coprobacter fastidiosus genomic window, GGCTCTAACAAAATTTTTGCAGAAACAGCAAATAACCCTTGCCCTTCGGCTTCCAAAACTTCTATTGTGGTAGTCATAGTGGTTTCTTGATCCGATGCTGTCATGGTCAATGAATTACCTTCGAGCCGAAATAAAAAATTATCAAGAATAGCCATAGAGTTTTTTGTATTTATCACTCGACTGATCGCTTGCAAATGAGATAATAAAGCTGTGCTTGATACAATAAATTTCATGATGTTATATTTTATTTATTATTTCTTCTCAATCCCTCCGAAAAATATTTTTCCACAAATACGGAGTTCTCTTTATAGTGAACAAATGTAATCATTTTTTAGAAAATCGCTCTATCTTAAATTGAAAAAAGACATACGAAAAAAAGAAATCAGATTTATTCACTACATTTGTTTAGCATCGATTTTTTATAAATTTTCTACTATGAAACTAGATCGGAAATATTTCTGAATTTTCGTCGGAATCCTATCTACTATCATAATAATTATTGCCGTACCTTGTCTAAGTCGGCACATATGATTATCCCCACACATTATGCTACACCTGAAAATAATTTCCTATCATGCATGAAAGTGGAAAATATTTTCGAAATGTCTAACAACTATAAGTTACTACGAAAATCAATCAATTCACAGTACAGAACTCCCAAATGCGATCTTCTGTAACTTTCTTATTACAAAGAGACAATAAATATCATAATCTTACTTTATAAGCTACACCTAAAAAAGTATTCAATTTCTCAGGTGAAGTCAAAAGCATTTGTTCTTCACGCAACTTTAATTCTATAGACATCGACTTATCTAAACTACACTCAGCTCCGATTTCATACCATACACGTTCAGTAGCATTTCCACCTAAACGATTTAAAGTATTAAATACCTCTGCAGCAATAAACGGTTTCCAGTTACATTGTCTACCGATTATATAACTGAATTGTGCCCTATTACGCCATTTATTATTAGGATTCCGAGAAGCATTTCTGGTATAAGTAGACTCAAAACGAGACAAAAGAGATACCGACAAGTGAGTAAATGTATATCCTCCGCTTAATCCTAATTGATAACGTTGCCGATGTATTCGATATCCTGTTTCGGACAGCTGGTTCAAATAGTAATAATATACATTAGCTTTCAAATAATTTTTCCATATAGAATAATGCAAACCAACAATAGGCATATAACGTTCATAACGAGTAAAATTCTGATTTATCCACAAGTTTTGTTGCACTTGCGCACCAAATCGTTTTGTAAATTGCTTTTGTACAGTGATGCCGAACATCATCCCACTATCAAACTCTACAGCAGAAACACGATTAAAAAAAACAGCAACAAACACTATTATTAACGTTATTCTAAAACAAACAAATCTATTCATGATGATACGGTTCATTATTCAATATAGTCATAGCCCGATAAAGTTGTTCTACAAATATCATCCGGATCATTTGATGCGAAAAAGTCATTTTTGAAAGTGATATTTTCTCATTAGCAGCCTTATACACACGAGAGGAAAAACCGTATGGCCCACCTACAATAAAAACAAGTCTTTTAGGAACTACATGTGTTTTCCGTTCAATATAAGCAGCAAACTGCACAGAAGAATATTCTTTACCCCGTTCGTCTAATAAAACCAAATAATCTCCCGATTGCAAAAATTTAAAAATCTGATCGGCCTCTTTCTCTTTCTGTTGGTCAAAACTCAAATTCTTCATATTTTTCAAATCAGGTATTACTTCCATGTCAAAAGTGATATAGTGCTTTAATCGCTCACTATATTCTTTAATTGCTTCTGAAAAATAAGATTCAGTAGTTTTTCCGACAACTAAAAGGAGTATTTTCATCTTATAGATATGATATTCCCGCTTTTTGTTTACATTTGCATTTAAGTAATAAAAATCGGTCCGGATATTTTCCTTTTTTTGGGGAGCAAAGGTAATAAAATTTTACAGAAAGTTCTAAGGATTGACAACTCATAAAATAATAATGTTATGAAGCTAAAAGTTATTACACTATTGATTTTCGGTCTAATCATAACGGGAACTACTCTGTCTCAAAATATACCGAATGATATTCCCAAAGCTTTTAAAACCGGAGATGTTCAATGTCTCGAAAAATACATGGAAGATAAAATACTTCTAACTATATCAGGCATAAAACGACAATTGCCTCGTCCAAAAGCAAAAGAAAAACTATCAGCATTCTTTTCTAAAAATAAACCGACAGATTTTAAAACGATCCACCAAAGCGAACAAAACAACTCAGGATACATGATCGGAAAACTTTCCTCTGACAATCATGAATTCAGAGTACACATTTTAATGAAAATAACAGATAAAAAATATATTATAAACCAATTAAGAATAGAAAATTTCTAATGGACAAATTAATTGATGATTTAATAAAATTGGCATTCGCCGAAGATATCGGCGATGGAGATCATACAACTTTGTGTTGTATTCCAGAAAACGCTATGGGTAAATCTAAATTACTAATCAAAGAAGAAGGCATTCTAGCTGGCGTAGAGATGGCTCAACGCATTTTTAAAGATTTCGATCCTAATCTAAAGATGGAAATATTTATCAAAGATGGAACAGCTGTTAAACCGGGAGATATAGCCTTTACTGTAGAAGGAAAAG contains:
- a CDS encoding DUF2490 domain-containing protein — protein: MNRFVCFRITLIIVFVAVFFNRVSAVEFDSGMMFGITVQKQFTKRFGAQVQQNLWINQNFTRYERYMPIVGLHYSIWKNYLKANVYYYYLNQLSETGYRIHRQRYQLGLSGGYTFTHLSVSLLSRFESTYTRNASRNPNNKWRNRAQFSYIIGRQCNWKPFIAAEVFNTLNRLGGNATERVWYEIGAECSLDKSMSIELKLREEQMLLTSPEKLNTFLGVAYKVRL
- the rlmH gene encoding 23S rRNA (pseudouridine(1915)-N(3))-methyltransferase RlmH, with the translated sequence MKILLLVVGKTTESYFSEAIKEYSERLKHYITFDMEVIPDLKNMKNLSFDQQKEKEADQIFKFLQSGDYLVLLDERGKEYSSVQFAAYIERKTHVVPKRLVFIVGGPYGFSSRVYKAANEKISLSKMTFSHQMIRMIFVEQLYRAMTILNNEPYHHE
- a CDS encoding DUF4783 domain-containing protein, producing the protein MKLKVITLLIFGLIITGTTLSQNIPNDIPKAFKTGDVQCLEKYMEDKILLTISGIKRQLPRPKAKEKLSAFFSKNKPTDFKTIHQSEQNNSGYMIGKLSSDNHEFRVHILMKITDKKYIINQLRIENF